Part of the Novosphingobium sp. KA1 genome is shown below.
AAACGTATCGGCACGCATTTCCAGCGCCATCCGCCGGATCGCCGGAACGCCCTCGCCAAGCGGAACCCTCACATCGCCCCCTCCCAGGGAAAACGCCGCCTGCTCCCCCAGTAGGCGCTGCAACCTCGCGTTCGTTGCAGCGCTTTGCCTGCCGCCCGCGAGATTCATGGCCTCAACCGCTCTTTGTCCGAGCACATGCCAAAGATCGCCGATGTACGTTATCGATGGCAGATCACATACCGGTCGCGCCGCTGCCGCCGCAAACGACGGCAGCGAAACCATGCAAGCCCAAAAGGCCAACGGGAAGGACAGTCTTCTCATCCGCTTACCATGACCAGCGCCCGTCGTTTCGGCAATCCGCTCCTGTCCGGCCAACGCGGACTACCTGCTCTCCCCATGCGGCAGAAACACGCCTGCTGCGGCGCAGCAACATTTCCTGACAAACGCGCACGATGGCCGAAAACGAGCGTCCATACCTTTCCTTCAAGCCCCGCGCCGCTCTCCCATCCCCCTTCGGGCGAGCGCGGGGCACCCTGTTTGGAAAGGTGACGAGAGTGAACGAACTGATTGGACGCGTCTTCCACTTCGAGAAGACCATCTTCCCCGCCAGCAGCGAACTGTTCGGCAAGCTGACGTCCGAAGGCCAGGAGCCCAAGGCGCTGATGATCTCCTGCGCCGATTCGCGCATCGTGCCCGAGCAGATCATGCAGGCCCAGCCCGGCGACCTCTTCGTCTGCCGCAACGCCGGCAACATCGTGCCCCCCTATTCGACCCAGAACGGCGGCGTGACCTCGACCGTGGAATATGCCGTCGCCGCTCTCGGCGTGCGCGACATCATCGTCTGCGGCCACTCGGACTGCGGCGCGATGAAGGCGCTCAGCAACCCGGTCGGCCTCGAAGCCATGCCGAACGTCGCCGCATGGCTCAAGCACGGCGCCGCTGCCGAGCACATCGTCAGCACCTGCCACAGCGACCTCGACGGCAAGGAGCGCGTGCGCGCCATCAGCCTCGAGAACATCATCGCCCAGATCGCCCACTTGCGCACCCACCCCTCGGTCGCCGCCGCCATCGCCCGCGGTGAAATGACCCTGCACGGCTGGTTCGTGGACATCCACGCAGGCCAGGTGCTCGGCCTCGACGGCGACACCGGCCAGTTCGTGCCGCTGCGCGAAGACAGCGCCCTGCCGGTGGCCCTCGCCGCCCGCACCCGCTTCGCCACCGAATATGCCGAGGCCGCAGAGTGAACTCGGTATCCACCGAAAGAAGTGGGCTTTTTGCCCACTTCGGCCGGGACTTCACCGCGTCGATCGTGGTGTTCCTGGTCGCGATGCCGCTCTGCATGGGCATCGCCATCGCCTCCGGCGTGCCGCCTGAAAAGGGCCTCGTCACCGGCATCATCGGCGGTCTGGTCGTCGGCCTTCTGGCCGGCTCCCCGCTTCAGGTCAGCGGCCCCGCCGCTGGCCTTGCCGTCATTGTCTTCGAGTTCGTGCGCGAGCATGGCCTTGAAGCGCTCGGCCCCGTGCTGCTGCTGGCGGGCGTGCTGCAGATCGTTGCCGGCGTGCTGCGCCTCGGCGGCCTGTTCCGCGCGATCAGCCCGGCGGTGGTCCACGGCATGCTCGCCGGTATCGGCGCACTGATCGTGATCGGCCAGTTCCACATCCTCTTCGACCAGAAGCCGATGTCGAGCGGGCTCGAAAACATGGCGATGATGCCCGCACGCATCCTCGGCCTCGATCCCACCAACATCGCCTCCACCGAACTGGCGCTGATGCTCGGCCTGCTGACCATCGGCGTGATGATCGGCTGGGAAAAGCTGCGCCCGAAGAACCTCGGCCTCGTGCCCGGTGCGCTGCTCGGCGTGATGGCGGCAACGCTCGTCGCCTGGGGCCTGGGCCTCGACGTGGCGCGCATCGCCGTGCCCGAATCGATCGGCGCCGCCTTCGCGCTGCCGACCTCCACCGCCTGGTTCGCCCCGCTCGCGCAGCCCGCGCTGCTTGTCGCCGCGCTTGCCATCGCCTTCATCGCCAGCGCCGAGACGCTGCTCTCGGCCGCCGCGGTCGACCGCATGCATGACGGCGTGCGCACGCACTACGACAAGGAACTGCGCGCACAGGGCATCGGCAACCTGCTCTGCGGCATTTTCGGCGCCCTGCCGATGACCGGCGTGATCGTGCGCAGCTCGGCCAACGTCCAGGCCGGTGCCAAGACCCGTCTCTCGACGATCCTGCACGGCGTCTGGATCCTCGGCTTCATCGCCCTGCTGCCCTGGCTGCTGCGCGAAGTGCCGATGGCGGCGCTGGGCGGCGTGCTGGTCGTGACCGGCTGGAAGCTCGTGAACCTCAGCCACGTGCGTCACCTGTTCCACGCCTACGGCGCGTTCCCCGCCGTGATCTGGGCGGCGACTTTCGTGCTGGTGGTAACGACCGACCTGCTCACCGGCGTGCTGGCGGGCCTCGCCCTGACGCTGGTGGAACTGCTGCCCCATGCCAGGAACCTGCGCCTCAAGGTGCAGGAGCACGACAACGACGAGCACACCCGCCTCGAACTGGGCGGCGGCGCCACGTTCCTGGGCCTCACCCGCCTCAACGCGGTGCTGGAGAAGCAGCCCCACCACAAGCCGGTCCACCTCGACCTGCACAAGGTGAAGGTGATGGATCACACCACCGCGGAAACCATCCGCGAATGGCTCGGTCGCCGCCGCCAGAGCGGGCAGACCGATACCGTGACCGGCCCGGAAGCCATCCTGCGCCCGTTGCCGATCGCAGCCTGATGGCCTGACCATCTGACCAGACAGAGCGGCGAACACCCTCACGTTCGCCTTTCCCCTGCCGGGCGGCCCTTCCCATTCGGGCCGCCCGGCTTTTCTTTATGGAACGCACCCGCATGCGGCGCCTGATCGCCCCTGCGGACGCTGGAAACATTTTGTCACAGGCTGGCAAGCAAGCGGACAAGCCCGATCCGTAAGCAGGAGGTTCCGGCAGAAATGGGCCCGCCACGCACGCAGGGCACGACTGCCGGACGCAGGAAGGAACGCGCAACAAATCGAAACATGAGGGCGTTCCGATTATGAATTTCCGTCTTGCCACCGGCCTCCTGGGCCTTGCTACCGCCATGCTTGCAACGCCTGCGATGGCGCAGGAAGAAGCACCGGGACCGATCACCGTCTCGGGCAGCGTGGGGCTGACCACCGACTACCGTTTCCGCGGCGTCTCGCAGACCGACAAGGAAATGGCCGTGCAAGGCGGCGTGACCGTCACCCATGAAAGCGGCTTCTACGTCGCCACCTGGGCCTCCAACCTTTCCGGCTGGGGCACCTTCGGCGGCTCGAACATGGAACTCGACCTTGTCGGCGGCTACTCGACCGAGATCAGCAGCGGCCTCAAGCTCGACGTCGGCCTGACCTGGTACATGTATCCGGGCGGCGCCAGCGACACCGACTTCGCCGAACCCTACGTCAAGCTTTCGGGCGACCTCGGCCCGGCCAGCGTGCTGGTCGGCGTGGCCTATGCGCCCAAGCAGCAGGCGCTCGGCAAAGTCTACGCCAGCGGCGCGGACTATCTCGACGGTATCGGCAACCCCGGCGCCAAGACCGACAACTTCTACATGTGGAGCGACGCCAGCGCCGGCATCCCCAACACTCCCGTCACCGTGAAGGGCCACATCGGCTACTCGAACGGCAACTCGGGCCTTGGGCCCAACGGCACCAGCGTCGCGCCGACCGGCGAATATGTCGACTGGCTGCTCGGCGCCGACCTGGCGCTCGGCCCGGTGACGCTGGGCGTCGCTTATGTCGACACCGACATCTCGAAGTCGGAATCGGCCTACCTGCAGCCGAACTTCTCCTCGACCAAGAACGGCAAGACGATCGCCGGTTCGACCGTGCTGTTCTCGCTCACCGCCGGTTTCTGATCGATCCCGCAGCGACACCGCCCCGACGGGCGGTGTCGTTCACAGGCAAGCGGAAGGCCCCCGCGCCCTCCTGCCCCCTGCCGGCGCTTCCTTCAGCAACCGATGGCATTTGCCCGGTGAGCGCCTAGGTCGTAAACTCATAAACGGCACCATCGAGGTTTGAGGCAAAATGGCTCAGCGTCAGGAGGGAAGGCGCTGGAATATGTCGATATTTCAAGACTTCCCGACGCAGCGCTGGGCCATTTTGGTCAAACCCCGAAGGGGCGCCCAAATGGCTTCCATCTCGAACCGAAGCTGCCTTGGACGGGCAACCAGCCCGCCCGGCGGCAACTTCGGCCCGAGCTGTTCGCCATTTGGGCGCCTCGATGGCGGCGTTTATGAGTTTACGACCTAATATAATCGGCATGCGCCGTTTCTTCCGGCCTTCGCGTCCCGCCGAGGACCACCACCCGGACGCGCCGGGGCAGAGCGCCGCGCCGCCCGCATCCCTGCCTCCACCATCGCCATCGGCCGATCCCTTCCGCGACCGGCGCATTCCTCCCGGAAAACGCATCTACGCGATTGGCGACATCCACGGCTGTGCCGACCCGTTCGAGCGCCTGATCGACATGATCGCCCGCGATGCGCGCGGCCTTTCCTGCCGCGAGACCGCAATCGTGCTGCTGGGAGACTTAGTCGACCGCGGCCCCGACAGCGCCCGCGTGCTCGATCTCGTGAAGCTCCTGCAGGACAGCGCGCTGGAAGTCCACGCGATCATGGGCAACCACGAGGAAGTCCTGCTCGAACTGCTCGACCACCCGACCGAGGAGGTTGCGCGGTTCTTTGCCCGCATCGGCGGGCGCGAGACATTGGCCAGCTACGGTGTGGCGCTTCCCGGCTCCGGGGACGAAACCCACGCCATCATCGAGGGGGTCGGCGCCATTCCCGCAGAACACCGCGCACTGCTGCGCGGGCTATGCGCCTGTGCCGAGTTCGGCGACATGTTTTTCACCCATGCCGGCATCGACCCGGCGTTGGCGCTTGGCGATCAGGACGCCGCCACCATGCGCTGGATTCGCGAACCCTTCATCGGCTCGCAGCAGCGCTTCGAGAAGCTGGTCGTGCACGGGCACACGATCACGCCGGCAATCGACCTGGCACCGGGACGGGTCGGCATCGACACCGGCGCCTTCCGGACCGGCGTGCTCACCGCGCTGGTGCTCGAGGACGACCGCCACTGGAGCCTCCAGACCGGCATTGCGTGACGGTCAGCGATCTCCCCTCCCTGCCCGCCGCGCCCGCCGCAGGACACTGCGCAGCGCCAGCACCGGATAGGCCCCGAAGGCACAGCCGATGCAGCCGTAGAGTATGAAAAAGCCAAAGTCGGCAAGCAGGTTCGCGGCGCCCAATTCGCCGATGCCCCGCCAGTCGATCAGGAGCACAAGATCGGCAATGACCGCGAGGACCACGGCGATGGCGACCAGTTTGCGCGGCAATGTGCCCCGCACCGCGACAAAAACCAGCGCGCTGCCAAATCCCACGCAGAGCGACAGGAAGGCGGCCAGGATATAGGTGAAGTCCATCGAGATCTCCTTCCCACCGCCCTACCGCCGCCGACGCCGCAGATCCACCCGCCTGCACGAAACAGGCCAAGGCGCGATCAGGCATATTCCTCCAGGATCGCCGGTTTCACCCGGAAATGAAGCGCGCCGGCATGGAGGAAGGCCCGCGCCGTCCAGCGCCGGGAGGCGTCGGTGCCGGGTATCGTCAGCAGTGCCATCGCCGCCGAGAGGACCAGCTTGGCCCCGGCAGTGGCGACCAGCTTGCGATAGCGGACGGGCTCGAACTCCCGGCACAGCAGCCCATGGACCTGGCCCGAGCGATATTTGCGCCGCCGCACCCAGGCCATCGTCGCCCGCTGGGCCGGGACCGTCTCGTAGACGACGGAGGCCGGTCGGTAGACGATGGAACCCCCGGCCTCGGCCATCTGCCGGAAAAACAGGGTATCCTCGCCCCCGGTGCGGCCCAGTCCCTCACGAAACCGCAAGTTCGTCCCGCGCACGAAATCCACGTCGATCAAGGCGTTGGATGTATAGGCATTGTCCGGTCGGCCGGTGATACGGTTGGAATGGAAATCGCAGCGCGCCGCCCAGCCCGGCAGTTCGGCGGGATAGACCGCCCGGCTCTGTCCGATCACCGCGTGATGCCCCTCATGCCCGGCCAGCAACATCGCCAGCCAGGCGGGATCGGCCACCTCGTCATCGTCGATGAAGGCCGCCCAGCGCGTCGTCACGGCATCGAGGGCGGCATTGCGGGCGATCGAGATGTTGCGCGCCGGGGCATGGACATAGGCGAGCGGCAAGCCGTACCCTGCGGCGAACCGCCCGACAGCAGCGCGCAGATCGTCCCCATCGTCGTTGTCGACCACCACGACATTCACCGCGCGCCCGTCCAGAGCGGACAGTCCCAGGAAGGACGTCAGCGTCTCGAACAGCGAGTCCCGGCGGAACGTGCAGACGCAGATCGTTACCGCTTCCAGCCCGCAGGCCGTTGCTTGCCCATCGGGATCGACGACCAGCGGCACCGGCGGGGCAGGCAAGCGATCCGGCCTTGACCGCAGCCGCAGCCATTCCGCCACAAAGCCGAACCCCCAGCCCGCGTGCATCGCCAGTGCCGCGCCGCCGGCCCCCATCGCGCAAGGCACCCGCGACCGCAGCCCCAGTCCCGCGCCTGCGGCAAGCGTCGCCCCGATCCAGACCATCGCCGGCAATGCCAGCGCCAGTGCCCAAGGATGCAGCGCCGCCAGCAAAAGCCCGAACGGTGCCAGCAGGATCGCCGGCACGACCCCCAGCGGCAGGATCTGGCGCAGCTTCATCCGGTCCGGATGCCGTGCCAGATTGCGCGCCCGCCCCCGCCCGTAATTGCGATACTGGCGCAGCAAGGGCCGCAGCGAAGCGCGCGGATAATACGTGATCGCCGCCGAGGGCTCCAGCCAGATGCGCGCGCCCCGATCGCGCAGGCGGCGGTCGAGTTCGGCATCCTCGTTGTGCGAAAAGGCCTCGTCGTAACCGCCCGCGGCGAGGAAGCGCATGAGATCGAACAGGGCATGGTGACCGTGGTCGACCCAGCGCCCTTCGCCAAGGTGGCGATGGGGCGATCCCCCGGTACCCAGCACCGAGTTCTGCGCCGCCGCCGCTGCGACCTGGAAACATCCGTTCCCGCGCGACACCATCGGTACGCTGACCGCATCCGCCCCTTTCGCCGCCGCCGCCGTCTTGAGACGGTCGACATAGCCCGCCGGATAGTCGCAATGCGCATCGACCCGCACCAGCCAGCGCCGCCCGGCGCCAAAGCGCCGCGCCGCCAGATTGACTCCGGCGCTCTGTATCCGC
Proteins encoded:
- a CDS encoding carbonic anhydrase; amino-acid sequence: MNELIGRVFHFEKTIFPASSELFGKLTSEGQEPKALMISCADSRIVPEQIMQAQPGDLFVCRNAGNIVPPYSTQNGGVTSTVEYAVAALGVRDIIVCGHSDCGAMKALSNPVGLEAMPNVAAWLKHGAAAEHIVSTCHSDLDGKERVRAISLENIIAQIAHLRTHPSVAAAIARGEMTLHGWFVDIHAGQVLGLDGDTGQFVPLREDSALPVALAARTRFATEYAEAAE
- a CDS encoding SulP family inorganic anion transporter; translated protein: MNSVSTERSGLFAHFGRDFTASIVVFLVAMPLCMGIAIASGVPPEKGLVTGIIGGLVVGLLAGSPLQVSGPAAGLAVIVFEFVREHGLEALGPVLLLAGVLQIVAGVLRLGGLFRAISPAVVHGMLAGIGALIVIGQFHILFDQKPMSSGLENMAMMPARILGLDPTNIASTELALMLGLLTIGVMIGWEKLRPKNLGLVPGALLGVMAATLVAWGLGLDVARIAVPESIGAAFALPTSTAWFAPLAQPALLVAALAIAFIASAETLLSAAAVDRMHDGVRTHYDKELRAQGIGNLLCGIFGALPMTGVIVRSSANVQAGAKTRLSTILHGVWILGFIALLPWLLREVPMAALGGVLVVTGWKLVNLSHVRHLFHAYGAFPAVIWAATFVLVVTTDLLTGVLAGLALTLVELLPHARNLRLKVQEHDNDEHTRLELGGGATFLGLTRLNAVLEKQPHHKPVHLDLHKVKVMDHTTAETIREWLGRRRQSGQTDTVTGPEAILRPLPIAA
- a CDS encoding TorF family putative porin, with product MNFRLATGLLGLATAMLATPAMAQEEAPGPITVSGSVGLTTDYRFRGVSQTDKEMAVQGGVTVTHESGFYVATWASNLSGWGTFGGSNMELDLVGGYSTEISSGLKLDVGLTWYMYPGGASDTDFAEPYVKLSGDLGPASVLVGVAYAPKQQALGKVYASGADYLDGIGNPGAKTDNFYMWSDASAGIPNTPVTVKGHIGYSNGNSGLGPNGTSVAPTGEYVDWLLGADLALGPVTLGVAYVDTDISKSESAYLQPNFSSTKNGKTIAGSTVLFSLTAGF
- a CDS encoding metallophosphoesterase family protein — protein: MRRFFRPSRPAEDHHPDAPGQSAAPPASLPPPSPSADPFRDRRIPPGKRIYAIGDIHGCADPFERLIDMIARDARGLSCRETAIVLLGDLVDRGPDSARVLDLVKLLQDSALEVHAIMGNHEEVLLELLDHPTEEVARFFARIGGRETLASYGVALPGSGDETHAIIEGVGAIPAEHRALLRGLCACAEFGDMFFTHAGIDPALALGDQDAATMRWIREPFIGSQQRFEKLVVHGHTITPAIDLAPGRVGIDTGAFRTGVLTALVLEDDRHWSLQTGIA
- a CDS encoding glycosyltransferase — encoded protein: MTEPRSFPFDDAHADVLVVVPCLNEQEHLPGLLDALLRDARGALVVVADGGSADASRAIVAERARRHANLHLLDNPQRIQSAGVNLAARRFGAGRRWLVRVDAHCDYPAGYVDRLKTAAAAKGADAVSVPMVSRGNGCFQVAAAAAQNSVLGTGGSPHRHLGEGRWVDHGHHALFDLMRFLAAGGYDEAFSHNEDAELDRRLRDRGARIWLEPSAAITYYPRASLRPLLRQYRNYGRGRARNLARHPDRMKLRQILPLGVVPAILLAPFGLLLAALHPWALALALPAMVWIGATLAAGAGLGLRSRVPCAMGAGGAALAMHAGWGFGFVAEWLRLRSRPDRLPAPPVPLVVDPDGQATACGLEAVTICVCTFRRDSLFETLTSFLGLSALDGRAVNVVVVDNDDGDDLRAAVGRFAAGYGLPLAYVHAPARNISIARNAALDAVTTRWAAFIDDDEVADPAWLAMLLAGHEGHHAVIGQSRAVYPAELPGWAARCDFHSNRITGRPDNAYTSNALIDVDFVRGTNLRFREGLGRTGGEDTLFFRQMAEAGGSIVYRPASVVYETVPAQRATMAWVRRRKYRSGQVHGLLCREFEPVRYRKLVATAGAKLVLSAAMALLTIPGTDASRRWTARAFLHAGALHFRVKPAILEEYA